The genomic window GAAACTACCAAAGTGATGGTTGATGCACTTAATGAAGGCAAGAAAGTTGTCCGGCTGCACAGTGGAGATCCATCCCTTTATGGTTCTATCATCGAACAGATGGAAGAATTGAAAAAATACGATATTGAAGTTGAAAGGGTGCCGGGAGTATCCTCCGTATTTGCTGTTGCTTCAGCTCTTAACACCCAGCTGACATTAAACGGTGTTTCCGATTCCCTTATTATAACCCGGCCTGCGGGCAAGACATTGGGAGATGACCAGATTCCTGCCCTTTCCAGACACGGCCAGACCATGGCTATCTTTTTGGGCACCCAGAAGATTGAACAGATCATGGAAAAACTGGAATGTCCTTCAGACACTCCGGTTGCTGTAATTTACCATGCATCCTGGGATGATGAACAGGTAATCTACGGAAATGTGGAAACAATTGCCCAAAAGGTCAAAGAAGCAGGAATCCAGCGCTCTGCCATGATTATTATCGGAGGTGTGGTGGATCCGAAAAATTACAGGAGGTCACACCTATACGGAGTACACCAGCCACCGCTGTAATAACCTTCAATCGCAATATGGATGTGGCTCGCAAGATCACAGAACATGTGGGAGCAGACCTGCTTATCTATAGCAAAAACATATTTAAGGAAGCCTTTGAAAAATATGACCGGATAATTGCTGTTTTTGCTACAGGTATAGTTGTCCGGGATATTGCTCCTCTCATTAAAGATAAGTGGACCGATCCGGCGGTTGTGGTGGTGGATTCGAATCTCAATTTTGCAATCCCTGTCCTGGGTGGACACCACGGAGGCAATGAACTGGTCCGAAAGATTGCTGAAATTGGTGCGACACCCGTAATAACAACAGCAACTGAAGTCCACAATCGCAACTCTGTTGAAGGTATTGCCAAAAAAATGGGGTGCGACATAGTGAACAAGGAATCCACAAAGGATGTGAATTGTGCACTGCTGGATCAGGATGTCGAGGTTTTGAAAATAAAGGGGCCAAAAATTGTGATCGTGGATAGTGATGTGTCCGTACTTAAAATGGAACAGGAAGATACATGATTATAGGAATCGGTGCCCGCAGGGGGATCCACGAGGAAGAAGTCCTCGAAGCCATCGCACAGGCACTGGAAACAACAAATACCAGAAAGGAAGATATAGAAGCGCTGGCCTCAGCGGAACTTAAAAAAGATGAACAGGGGCTTAAAAACGCAGCCGAAATTATAGGCGTGCCCATTCACTTCCTGCCCCACTCCAAACTTAATGAAATTGATGTGCCTTCTAAATCCAGGGCATCAAGATTTGGTCTTAAAGGTGTGGCAGAACCCTGTGCACTTGCACTTTCTACTAACCAGAATCTGATAATGAAAAAGAAAGTATATGGAAGGATTACAATTGCAATCGCAGACTAATAAAAAAGGAAAACTCTATGTAATCGGGATTGGACCCGGTTCGGTGGAACAACTTACCATTGCATCCAGGGATGCTATCCTGAATTCTGATTATATAATCGGCAATGGTACATACCTGGACCAGGTCAAGGAACTTCTCAATGGCCAGGAAATCATCAGGAGTCATATGGGAAAGGAAGTTGAACGTGCCAAAAAGGCAGTGGAACTTGCAGCTGACAATGTTGTCTCAATGGTAAGCGGTGGAGATGCCAATGTATATGGCATGGCCGGCCTTGTGCTGGAAGTTGCTGAACATCATGAACTTGATGTGGATATTGAAGTCCTGCCCGGCGTTACTGCTATTACGGCAGGAGCAAGTGTACTGGGTGCACCCATTGTCAATGATTTTGCAGTGATAAGCCTCAGTGACCTGTTAACTCCATGGGAACGTATCGAAAAGAGACTCAGGGCTGCTTCAGAGGCGGATTTTATCATATCCCTCTACAATCCGAAGAGCAGGCAACGCAACTCCAATTTCAGGAGAGCTATTGAAATCATACAGGAAACAAGGGAAGGCTCATCTCCTGTGGGACTTGTGAAGAATGCATTGCGCGGAGATTCCCAGGAAATGAAGGTAACGACCCTTGGCAAGGTGCTGGATTATGACGACTGGGTGGATATGAGGACTATGATATTGATCACAACCCCTGAATCCCGCATATGGGGCAAAAAAGGCATGGAAAAGATAATAACTCCCAGGGGGTATCAGAGAAAATATGACTACTGAAGAAAAAAACGGTCAGGAACTTGAGAACCTTGTGGAAATCACAATGGAAGCAGAACCTGAACTCGTAGAAATGTGCAGGGATATGGGCGCCCAGACAGAAGAAGCAAAAGCCATTTACATGACCAGCAGGCGTATTGCTAGCAAACTGGTTGGAGATGATTCTCCTCAGGGACGTGTCAGGCAGAGGTGCATGATATCCACAGGCGACCCTGAAGTTGCCGAAATAATGCGCTTCAAGAATGATCCAATTAAGGCAGGGGTAGAAGCTATCAAAAAAGGTGCTCCCATTTTTGTTGATATCAATATGGTCAAAGCCGGTGTTACTAAAAAGGGCCATGATTGCCCGGTAATTTGCGTCCTTGATGAAGACAAAGATGCACAAATCGCTCACAAATATGGCATTACAAGAACAGCAGCCGGGTTTTTGAATTGTCGTGACAGGCTTGAAGGAGCAATCGTAGCCATAGGAAACGCTCCTTCAGCTGCATTTGCAGTATGCCGCATGATCGACCATGGGATAAAACCTGCTCTTGTGATTGGAACACCTGTAGGATTTGTCAATTCCGCTGAATCCAAGGAAGAGGTTCGCAAACGGGACATTCCTTCAATAACCTGTGTAGGTACACGGGGTGGGACACCTATAGCTGTAGCCTGTGTCAATGAAATTGTGGCGATCAAAAGAGATGAAGAAACCTGTGACTGATCAGAAGGTCACAAAAGGGTTGATGCTGAGCATCCAGATACCTGCGATAATCAGCACTAACCCTGCTCCTTTTTTTATATAATTCTGATATTTTGCAACATTGCCAAAATTGCCCGTAAAATGGGCGGAGTAGGCAACCAATAGCATCGGTATCGCAAATCCCAGGGAATAAACGGAAAGCATTGCTGCCCCGTAATATATATTCCCTTCAACAGCTATCCTGGTGAGCACTGCGCCGAGAATCGG from Methanohalophilus halophilus includes these protein-coding regions:
- a CDS encoding cobalt-precorrin-4/precorrin-4 C(11)-methyltransferase, with translation MDDKIAFVGAGPGNAKLITVLGKEKLEEADLVVYAGSLVNPEVLEYSNGKKIDSYGMTLEETTKVMVDALNEGKKVVRLHSGDPSLYGSIIEQMEELKKYDIEVERVPGVSSVFAVASALNTQLTLNGVSDSLIITRPAGKTLGDDQIPALSRHGQTMAIFLGTQKIEQIMEKLECPSDTPVAVIYHASWDDEQVIYGNVETIAQKVKEAGIQRSAMIIIGGVVDPKNYRRSHLYGVHQPPL
- a CDS encoding precorrin-8X methylmutase, with translation MTTEEKNGQELENLVEITMEAEPELVEMCRDMGAQTEEAKAIYMTSRRIASKLVGDDSPQGRVRQRCMISTGDPEVAEIMRFKNDPIKAGVEAIKKGAPIFVDINMVKAGVTKKGHDCPVICVLDEDKDAQIAHKYGITRTAAGFLNCRDRLEGAIVAIGNAPSAAFAVCRMIDHGIKPALVIGTPVGFVNSAESKEEVRKRDIPSITCVGTRGGTPIAVACVNEIVAIKRDEETCD
- the cobJ gene encoding precorrin-3B C(17)-methyltransferase; amino-acid sequence: MEGLQLQSQTNKKGKLYVIGIGPGSVEQLTIASRDAILNSDYIIGNGTYLDQVKELLNGQEIIRSHMGKEVERAKKAVELAADNVVSMVSGGDANVYGMAGLVLEVAEHHELDVDIEVLPGVTAITAGASVLGAPIVNDFAVISLSDLLTPWERIEKRLRAASEADFIISLYNPKSRQRNSNFRRAIEIIQETREGSSPVGLVKNALRGDSQEMKVTTLGKVLDYDDWVDMRTMILITTPESRIWGKKGMEKIITPRGYQRKYDY
- a CDS encoding cobalamin biosynthesis protein, whose protein sequence is MIIGIGARRGIHEEEVLEAIAQALETTNTRKEDIEALASAELKKDEQGLKNAAEIIGVPIHFLPHSKLNEIDVPSKSRASRFGLKGVAEPCALALSTNQNLIMKKKVYGRITIAIAD
- a CDS encoding cobalamin biosynthesis protein CbiG; amino-acid sequence: MDVARKITEHVGADLLIYSKNIFKEAFEKYDRIIAVFATGIVVRDIAPLIKDKWTDPAVVVVDSNLNFAIPVLGGHHGGNELVRKIAEIGATPVITTATEVHNRNSVEGIAKKMGCDIVNKESTKDVNCALLDQDVEVLKIKGPKIVIVDSDVSVLKMEQEDT